The following coding sequences are from one Lolium rigidum isolate FL_2022 chromosome 6, APGP_CSIRO_Lrig_0.1, whole genome shotgun sequence window:
- the LOC124660802 gene encoding histone H3.3-like has protein sequence MARTKQTARKSTGGKAPRKQLATSIARKSAPTTGGVKKPHRYRPGTVALREIRKYQKSTDLLIRKLPFQRLVREIAQDFKTDLRFQSHAVLALQEAAEAYLVGLFEDTNLCAIHAKRVTIMPKDIQLARRIRGERA, from the exons ATGGCGCGTACGAAGCAGACCGCCCGCAAGTCCACCGGCGGCAAGGCGCCCCGGAAGCAGCTCGCCACCTCCATT GCGAGGAAGTCGGCCCCGACGACCGGCGGCGTGAAGAAGCCCCACCGCTACAGGCCCGGCACCGTGGCGCTCCGGGAGATCCGCAAGTACCAGAAGAGCACGGACCTGCTCATCCGCAAGCTGCCCTTCCAGCGCCTGGTGCGGGAGATCGCGCAGGACTTCAAGACGGACCTCCGCTTCCAGAGCCACGCCGTGCTCGCGCTCCAGGAGGCCGCCGAAGCATACCTCGTCGGACTCTTCGAGGACACCAACCTCTGCGCCATCCATGCTAAGCGCGTCACCATCATGCCCAAGGACATCCAGCTCGCCCGCCGCATCCGGGGCGAACGCGCCTAA
- the LOC124660916 gene encoding uncharacterized protein LOC124660916 isoform X2: MVQLFLQVPTDGGSVDTDAVRARRSLLNEAESVIRSVIRSGGRYEARMWLCSTISSVHLLDPRDQRDLFIDLLEMKDSRRDVAARLLRMIFDKKPKKAGSVLAKKLHMLEKFFQGNPERTLQWFSHFAATGDLTHKKGARALAHFAFVNRDVCWEELEWKGKHGQSPAVVATKPHYFRDLDVLQTVENFLEYVPDFWSSEELADSVKDGEILQIDTEYFVDQFVNLMYDEDFKDVWQLVEEFLMEEQFSYLSQYLLIHLDEQRLLRFLKTLGKFIRPNTLCKELAFPCCWLEVLLSAHIDQISLDELILLNCVIAKGRQLWHLMNGEEHEEERGRMDNLVKGTNHLTDADHFALIKDFMTTKFPDALKWIGIQSWVIFCDLSKECRSADSCESLFTGSNIKFRKAHDYSLVKNDGHPAVHTSDTDDKDLTRSSRKRRRDKKKRRHRYDSDEDNVDQLLELGNFNGKGTVESQRGSWHLSTDDFSASWDIADVPDHLSNHYLRVWLKWACFK, encoded by the exons ATGGTTCAACTCTTTCTGCAAGTGCCTACAGATGGTGGTAGTGTTGATACAGATGCTGTGAGAGCAAGGAGATCTCTTCTAAACGAGGCTGAGTCTGTGATCAGGTCAGTCATAAGGTCTGGAGGCAGGTATGAAGCTCGGATGTGGCTGTGCAGTACCATCTCGTCAGTTCATTTGCTTGATCCACGTGACCAGCGGGACCTGTTCATCGATCTCTTGGAGATGAAGGACTCGAGGCGGGATGTTGCTGCTCGCTTGCTGCGGATGATTTTCGACAAGAAGCCCAAAAAAGCTGGCTCTGTTTTAGCAAAGAAGCTTCATATGTTGGAGAAGTTCTTCCAAG GTAACCCGGAGCGGACACTGCAATGGTTTAGTCACTTTGCTGCTACTGGGGACTTAACACACAAAAAAGGTGCCAGGGCACTTGCTCACTTTGCATTTGTGAACCGCGATGTTTGCTGGGAGGAGCTTGAGTGGAAAGGCAAGCATGGGCAGTCTCCTGCTGTTGTTGCTACTAAGCCTCATTACTTTCGTGATCTTGATGTTCTCCAGACAGTGGAAAATTTCCTTGAATATGTCCCGGACTTCTGGTCTTCTGAAGAGCTTGCTGATTCTGTCAAAGATGGTGAAATACTGCAAATTGATACAGAATATTTTGTGGATCAATTTGTCAATTTGATGTATGACGAggacttcaaagatgtgtggcaaTTAGTTGAAGAGTTTTTGATGGAGGAGCAGTTTTCATATCTGTCTCAGTACCTTCTTATTCATCTAGACGAACAAAGGCTTCTTCGTTTCTTAAAAACACTGGGAAAGTTCATCAGACCAAACACACTGTGCAAGGAGTTAGCATTCCCATGCTGCTGGCTTGAGGTTCTTCTGTCTGCACATATTGATCAGATATCTCTTGATGAACTTATCCTATTGAACTGTGTCATTGCCAAGGGTAGACAACTTTGGCACCTTATGAATGGGGAAGAACATGAGGAAGAACGAGGGAGGATGGACAATCTTGTGAAGGGCACAAATCACTTGACTGATGCAGATCATTTTGCTCTCATAAAGGATTTCATGACTACAAAGTTTCCTGACGCACTTAAGTGGATAGGGATCCAATCCTGGGTTATTTTCTGTGATTTGTCAAAAGAATGCAGATCAGCTGATTCTTGTGAATCTTTGTTCACTGGTAGCAATATAAAATTTCGCAAGGCTCATGATTACTCATTGGTTAAAAATGATGGGCACCCAGCTGTGCATACTTCAGATACTGATGACAAGGATCTCACTAGAAGTAGTCGTAAAAGAAGAAGAGATAAGAAGAAAAGACGGCATAGATATGATTCTGATGAAGATAATGTCGATCAGCTGCTTGAACTGGGAAATTTTAACGGAAAGGGGACTGTTGAATCACAACGCGGAAGCTGGCATCTGTCAACTGATGACTTCTCTGCTTCTTGGGACATT GCAGATGTACCAGATCACCTCTCTAATCATTATCTCAGGGTATGGCTGAAGTGGGCTTGCTTTAAATGA
- the LOC124660916 gene encoding uncharacterized protein LOC124660916 isoform X1: MVQLFLQVPTDGGSVDTDAVRARRSLLNEAESVIRSVIRSGGRYEARMWLCSTISSVHLLDPRDQRDLFIDLLEMKDSRRDVAARLLRMIFDKKPKKAGSVLAKKLHMLEKFFQGNPERTLQWFSHFAATGDLTHKKGARALAHFAFVNRDVCWEELEWKGKHGQSPAVVATKPHYFRDLDVLQTVENFLEYVPDFWSSEELADSVKDGEILQIDTEYFVDQFVNLMYDEDFKDVWQLVEEFLMEEQFSYLSQYLLIHLDEQRLLRFLKTLGKFIRPNTLCKELAFPCCWLEVLLSAHIDQISLDELILLNCVIAKGRQLWHLMNGEEHEEERGRMDNLVKGTNHLTDADHFALIKDFMTTKFPDALKWIGIQSWVIFCDLSKECRSADSCESLFTGSNIKFRKAHDYSLVKNDGHPAVHTSDTDDKDLTRSSRKRRRDKKKRRHRYDSDEDNVDQLLELGNFNGKGTVESQRGSWHLSTDDFSASWDIAVILLMQADVPDHLSNHYLRVWLKWACFK; encoded by the exons ATGGTTCAACTCTTTCTGCAAGTGCCTACAGATGGTGGTAGTGTTGATACAGATGCTGTGAGAGCAAGGAGATCTCTTCTAAACGAGGCTGAGTCTGTGATCAGGTCAGTCATAAGGTCTGGAGGCAGGTATGAAGCTCGGATGTGGCTGTGCAGTACCATCTCGTCAGTTCATTTGCTTGATCCACGTGACCAGCGGGACCTGTTCATCGATCTCTTGGAGATGAAGGACTCGAGGCGGGATGTTGCTGCTCGCTTGCTGCGGATGATTTTCGACAAGAAGCCCAAAAAAGCTGGCTCTGTTTTAGCAAAGAAGCTTCATATGTTGGAGAAGTTCTTCCAAG GTAACCCGGAGCGGACACTGCAATGGTTTAGTCACTTTGCTGCTACTGGGGACTTAACACACAAAAAAGGTGCCAGGGCACTTGCTCACTTTGCATTTGTGAACCGCGATGTTTGCTGGGAGGAGCTTGAGTGGAAAGGCAAGCATGGGCAGTCTCCTGCTGTTGTTGCTACTAAGCCTCATTACTTTCGTGATCTTGATGTTCTCCAGACAGTGGAAAATTTCCTTGAATATGTCCCGGACTTCTGGTCTTCTGAAGAGCTTGCTGATTCTGTCAAAGATGGTGAAATACTGCAAATTGATACAGAATATTTTGTGGATCAATTTGTCAATTTGATGTATGACGAggacttcaaagatgtgtggcaaTTAGTTGAAGAGTTTTTGATGGAGGAGCAGTTTTCATATCTGTCTCAGTACCTTCTTATTCATCTAGACGAACAAAGGCTTCTTCGTTTCTTAAAAACACTGGGAAAGTTCATCAGACCAAACACACTGTGCAAGGAGTTAGCATTCCCATGCTGCTGGCTTGAGGTTCTTCTGTCTGCACATATTGATCAGATATCTCTTGATGAACTTATCCTATTGAACTGTGTCATTGCCAAGGGTAGACAACTTTGGCACCTTATGAATGGGGAAGAACATGAGGAAGAACGAGGGAGGATGGACAATCTTGTGAAGGGCACAAATCACTTGACTGATGCAGATCATTTTGCTCTCATAAAGGATTTCATGACTACAAAGTTTCCTGACGCACTTAAGTGGATAGGGATCCAATCCTGGGTTATTTTCTGTGATTTGTCAAAAGAATGCAGATCAGCTGATTCTTGTGAATCTTTGTTCACTGGTAGCAATATAAAATTTCGCAAGGCTCATGATTACTCATTGGTTAAAAATGATGGGCACCCAGCTGTGCATACTTCAGATACTGATGACAAGGATCTCACTAGAAGTAGTCGTAAAAGAAGAAGAGATAAGAAGAAAAGACGGCATAGATATGATTCTGATGAAGATAATGTCGATCAGCTGCTTGAACTGGGAAATTTTAACGGAAAGGGGACTGTTGAATCACAACGCGGAAGCTGGCATCTGTCAACTGATGACTTCTCTGCTTCTTGGGACATT GCTGTCATCTTACTCATGCAGGCAGATGTACCAGATCACCTCTCTAATCATTATCTCAGGGTATGGCTGAAGTGGGCTTGCTTTAAATGA